DNA from Mycobacterium sp. SMC-8:
TGCTGCGCAGGTTCGGCGGACTTCCGCTGAGCCGGGCCGTCCACCGTCCCAACCGGCGGTTCGTTGCGTCGCTGGCGGTGGGCCGCGACGCCGACCCCGCCGTCGCCGACTTCATCTACGAGCTGTTCAACGCGACCTCGCCGGCCGGGCGTGGCGGCTGGGCGCGGGTGCTCGTCGACCACTTGGGGCCGCGACACATTGCGCTGAAGAACCTCACGGTGCCGACCCTGGTGATCGGCAGCACCAAGGATCGGCTGCTGCCGATGGCGTCGGCCCGCCGGATCGCGGCCACCGCGCCCAACCTGGCGAGGTTCGTCGAGCTGCCTGGCGGGCACTGCGCGATCCTGGAACGGCCCGACGAGGTCAACGACCATCTGCGCTGGCTGATCGGATTGGTGACCGGAGCTGTTCAGGAGCGGCGCGCCAGCAGCTGATGCGCCTCGCCGGCGGCACGCAGCCCCGACCGCACCGCGCCGTCGAGGAAACCCGTCCACCGGTCGGCGGTCTCGGTTCCCGCCCAGAAGATCCCGTCGACCGGGGCGCGCAACCACCGGCCGTGCGTCGTCCACGCCCCCGGCGGCACCGCTGCGGTCGGTCCGCCTGGTGCGAAAGGCTCTGCGCCCCAACGATGGTCGAGATAGTCGATGGGATGTGCGGCGGAGTCGCCGAACAGTGCGGTGAAGCCGGCCAGCGCGACGTCGCGGCGCTGCTCGGGCGGCAGCGGATCGAACGTGCGCGCGTCGGTGAACCCGAGCAGGATGCCGGGGCCGTCGTCACCGGGGCTGCAGTCGAACGTGATGAACACCGGCCCCTCGTCGGACAGGGCCTCACCGGAGAAACCGTCCCTGCGCCAGAACGGGGTCGGGTAGGCCGCGTAGGCCTTGCTGAGGTGGCCCTGCGGCCAGTGCCGGGCCAGGTCGTCGTAGCCCGGGGGTAACGGCGGGACGAATTCGATCCCGCCGCGGTGCTCGGGAGGGATCGCGACGACGACCGCGGCGCACGTGTGATCGGCACGTTCGGTGCTGACGGTCAGTGTGAGGTCGGCGTGCCGGACGATGCGGCGGGCCGGGGAGCCGAGCGCCACACGCTCGCCGAGCTCGTCGGCCATCCGCTCGGCGATCTGCTGGGCGCCGGCCGGGAACCGCTCCTGCTGGGCGCCGCCTTCGACGTCGAGCATTCTGTTCAGTCCACCCGCGGCCTTGACGTAGCGGACCGCGTGCAGCATGGACACCGCATCGGGTTCGGCGCCCCACGTCACCCGCGCCATGATCGCCATCAGATCGCGGGTCGAGGCGCCGGCGCGCTGCGAACGCAGCCACTCGTCCAGCGACACGGCGTCGAGTGCATCGGCGACCGTGGAGGTCCAGGGTGCCTCGACGGAGACCTTCCGGCAGACCCGTTCGAAACGCCACTGGATACGGGACACGTCCAGCAGCTCGATGATCGACAACCGCGGGATCGTGCTGCGGTAGGAGCGCACCGAGCCGCGCCAGCGGATCAGGTTCTTGCCCCGCCCGTACGTGGGCACCCGGTCGCATCCCAGCTCGGTCGCCAGCGCCAGCACCGCGTCCTGGGTGGGCCCCACGAACGTGGCGCCGAGGTCCACCGGCACGCCGGCGATGCTGCCGGTGTACGCCCGTCCGCCCACCCGGTCGCGTCCTTCGACGATGACGACCTCGTGGCCGAGATGCGCCAGTTCCCGGGCGGCGGCCAGCCCGGCGAACCCCGCCCCCACCACGACCACATCAGCCATGCCCCCATCCTCTCCGCATCTGGGGATTTCGGCGTAAAAACGCGCGTGTGACGACAATTTTCACGTCGGAACCGCACTAGGCTCGCCCGTTGTGCAGGTGATGACCGCGTTGTTCGGCCCCTTGGACGCACTGGACCGGACCCGCGCGCTGCGCGACGCCGGGGCAAGCGGGGTCTTCACCTTCGAGGGACCGCACGACGTGTTCACCCCGCTGACCCTGGCCGCCACCGTCGGCGGACTCGATGTGATGACCAACGTCGCGATCGCCTTCCCCCGCAACCCGATTCACCTCGCGCATCAGGCCGTCGACCACCAGCTGCTGTCCGGCGGGCGGTTCACCCTGGGCCTGGGGACCCAGATCCGGACTCAGATCGAGAAGCGGTTCGGCGCCCAGTTCGACCGTCCGGTGGCCCGGATGCGCGAACTGGTCGATGCGCTGCGGGCGATCTTCGCGGCGTGGAGCACGGGGGAGCGGCTGAACTTCCAGGGCGAGTTCTACCGGCACACGCTGATGACGCCGACGTTCACCCCGCGGGCGAGCTTCGCGCCGATCCCGATCTTCGTCGGCGCGCTGGGCCCGAAGATGACGAGGATGACGTCCGAGGTCGCCGACGGACTGCTCGTGATGCCGTTCGGCTCGAAGCGCTTCCTGCACGAGGTGACGATGCCGCACGTCGACGCCGGACTGGCCGCGGCGGGCCGCGCCCGCGCCGACCTGCAGATCGTTCCCGAGATCATCGTGTCCGTCGCCGACCAGGATCCCGACCACGCCGCCGCCCGCCGCCTGCTGGCGTTCTACGGGTCGACGCCCGCGTACCGGCCGGTGCTCGACGTGCACGGCTGGGGCGATCTGCAGCCCGAACTGCACGCGCTGTCCAAGCAGGGCCGCTGGGACGACATGGGCCGGCTGATCGACGACGACGTACTGCACACCGTCGCCGCGTGTGGCACGCCGGCCGAGATCGCCGCGCACATCGCCGACCGGGTCGCCGGGGTGTCCGAGCGCATCTGCCTCTACCAGCCCGGGCCGATCGCGGTGGATTCGTTGGCCCAGATCGTCGACGCGCTCGCTCGCTGACACCTAGGGTGGTACGGACGCGGACCAAAGGAGGTTGCGGGTGGAGAAGCTCGATCCGGAGACGGAGTTCTCTGACGTTCTGATCATCGGCGCAGGCATCTCGGGGATCGGCGCCGCCTACCGGATCCAGGAGCGCAACCCGCAGCGCACGTACACCATCCTGGAGCGACGGTCCCGCATCGGCGGGACGTGGGATCTGCACCGTTACCCCGGGATCCGCTCGGACAGCGACATCTTCACGCTGTCGTTCCCGTGGGAGCCGTGGAGCCGCCCGGAGAACGTCGCCGACGGTGAGGACATCCGCAGCTACCTCATCGAGACCGCCCACAAGCACGGCATCGACCGGCACATCCGGTTCGACACCCGGGTGATCTCGGCGAACTGGGATCCCGAGACCGACACCTGGACGGTGCAGACCGAGCAGGACGGGGCGGCACGCACCTACCGGGCCCGATTCCTGTTCTTCGCCACCGGCTATTACGACTACGACCATCCCTACCGCCCCGACTTCCCCGGGTTGGAGAACTTCTCCGGCACGGTGGTACATCCGCAGCACTGGCCCGAGGACCTGGACTACACCGGCAAGAAGGTCGCGGTGATCGGCAGCGGTGCCACCGCGATCAGCCTGATCCCGTCGCTGACCAAAAAGGCCGGGCACGTGACCATGCTGCAGCGGTCACCGACCTATTTGTTGTCCGGGCAGCGGATCAATCCCGTGGTGAACCTGCTGCGCAAGGTACCGCCCCGCAAGCTCGGTTACCGCCTGGCCTGGCTGTACAACGTGCTGTTCATCGTCGCCGTGTACGCGGTGTCGCGGAAAGCGCCGCGCTTCAGTCGCCGCGCGATCCGGGCCGTCGCCAAGCACTACCTGCCCGAGGGCTATCCGGTCGACACCCACTTCAACCCCAGCTACGACCCGTGGGATCAGCGGCTGTGCCTGATCCTGTCCGGTGATTTCTACGACGCCATCGCCGCCGGCCGCGCCGATGTGGTGACCGACCGGGTCGACCACATCGACGCCACCGGCATCGTGCTGCAGTCGGGCGGCCGCATCGACGCCGACGTGATCGTCACAGCCACCGGTATTCAGTTGCAGGCCCTCGGCGGGATCACGGTCAGCGTCGACGGCGTGGAGGTCAAGCCGGCGGACCGGTTCGTCTACAAGGAGCACCTGCTCGAAGACGTGCCCAATATGGCCTGGTGCGTGGGCTACATCAACGCGTCCTGGACGTTACGCGCCGACCTGACCGCCCGTGCCGTGGCGAAGCTGTTGGCCTACATGGATTCTCACGGGTACACGCACGCCTACCCGCACCTGGGCGCGACCCCGATGACCGAGAAGCCAGCGTGGAACATCAACGCGGGCTACGTGCACCGCTCCGGGCACGTGCTGCCGAAGTCCGGGACGCACCGGCCGTGGAACGTGCGGCACAACTACGTCCTCGACGCAATCGACCACAGGCTCGACCGCATCGAGGAGTCCATGGTGTTCGGGCGTACCGCGCCGGAACCGCCCGTGGCCGACGAGCTTCCGCGTGACGAGTTGCTGGAGGGCAACGTCGGCTGAGGCCGGCGTTACGGCGCGACGGTGAGCCAGTCGGCGAATCCCGAGGGGTCGTGACGGCCCAGTGCGCCGTGCTCGAACAGACCCCAGCCCTCCCGCTCGGTGCCATCGGCGTCCCGGCACACCGCCCGACCGACGTGGTCGATCACGCCGAAGCCGGCCCGGCCGATGATCGCCGGGTCGTTCATGTCGTACGTCAGACGCTCGATGAAACTCTCGCCCTTCCACATCCCGTGCAGCCAGTCGGAGTCGCCGCCGTAGCCGCCGCCGACATGGATGGGCACGGCCAGCCTCGACTCGACGTCGAAATGCACCGGGCTGCCGTCCAGGGCGGTCGCCTCGATCGTGGCGCCGGTGGGGATCCGGGTGCCGGAGCGGTAGTGAATCTTGACCCGCGGCCAGCCCAGCTGCTCAACCCGGCCGTCCTTCCAGATGCGGGTGCAGTCGTTGAGCGAGCGGAACCCGTGCGGGTCCTCCTGCATGATGATCACGATGCCGAAGTCGTCGAACGCCATCGGCACGTACAGCCACCACATGCCCTCGAACGGCGGGTCATCGGGCCGGCCCGGCGGTTCGGCTTCGCCGACCGGCCGGATGCCCCAGGACCGGTCGCGGGTGCCGATCCATCGGGACGGGTCGACCGTGATGTCCTGACCGTCGATCGCGAGCTGACCGCTCCACGCGCCGACCTGGGCGAAGCGCTGCGCATCCAACGTCACCCGGTTGCCGCGCCGCATGATGTGCGGCTGCTCCTGCACGACGTCGAACAGCCCCTCCCAGGTGAGATCGGCGGCGATTCCCTCGGTTTCGTCGAGGATGATCCGCAGTTTGCGCAGCGGCTCGACGACCTCGACGCGGTAGTTGCCGACACGCTGGTTG
Protein-coding regions in this window:
- a CDS encoding flavin monoamine oxidase family protein; this translates as MADVVVVGAGFAGLAAARELAHLGHEVVIVEGRDRVGGRAYTGSIAGVPVDLGATFVGPTQDAVLALATELGCDRVPTYGRGKNLIRWRGSVRSYRSTIPRLSIIELLDVSRIQWRFERVCRKVSVEAPWTSTVADALDAVSLDEWLRSQRAGASTRDLMAIMARVTWGAEPDAVSMLHAVRYVKAAGGLNRMLDVEGGAQQERFPAGAQQIAERMADELGERVALGSPARRIVRHADLTLTVSTERADHTCAAVVVAIPPEHRGGIEFVPPLPPGYDDLARHWPQGHLSKAYAAYPTPFWRRDGFSGEALSDEGPVFITFDCSPGDDGPGILLGFTDARTFDPLPPEQRRDVALAGFTALFGDSAAHPIDYLDHRWGAEPFAPGGPTAAVPPGAWTTHGRWLRAPVDGIFWAGTETADRWTGFLDGAVRSGLRAAGEAHQLLARRS
- a CDS encoding NAD(P)/FAD-dependent oxidoreductase; the encoded protein is MEKLDPETEFSDVLIIGAGISGIGAAYRIQERNPQRTYTILERRSRIGGTWDLHRYPGIRSDSDIFTLSFPWEPWSRPENVADGEDIRSYLIETAHKHGIDRHIRFDTRVISANWDPETDTWTVQTEQDGAARTYRARFLFFATGYYDYDHPYRPDFPGLENFSGTVVHPQHWPEDLDYTGKKVAVIGSGATAISLIPSLTKKAGHVTMLQRSPTYLLSGQRINPVVNLLRKVPPRKLGYRLAWLYNVLFIVAVYAVSRKAPRFSRRAIRAVAKHYLPEGYPVDTHFNPSYDPWDQRLCLILSGDFYDAIAAGRADVVTDRVDHIDATGIVLQSGGRIDADVIVTATGIQLQALGGITVSVDGVEVKPADRFVYKEHLLEDVPNMAWCVGYINASWTLRADLTARAVAKLLAYMDSHGYTHAYPHLGATPMTEKPAWNINAGYVHRSGHVLPKSGTHRPWNVRHNYVLDAIDHRLDRIEESMVFGRTAPEPPVADELPRDELLEGNVG
- a CDS encoding TIGR03617 family F420-dependent LLM class oxidoreductase, which produces MTALFGPLDALDRTRALRDAGASGVFTFEGPHDVFTPLTLAATVGGLDVMTNVAIAFPRNPIHLAHQAVDHQLLSGGRFTLGLGTQIRTQIEKRFGAQFDRPVARMRELVDALRAIFAAWSTGERLNFQGEFYRHTLMTPTFTPRASFAPIPIFVGALGPKMTRMTSEVADGLLVMPFGSKRFLHEVTMPHVDAGLAAAGRARADLQIVPEIIVSVADQDPDHAAARRLLAFYGSTPAYRPVLDVHGWGDLQPELHALSKQGRWDDMGRLIDDDVLHTVAACGTPAEIAAHIADRVAGVSERICLYQPGPIAVDSLAQIVDALAR